The following coding sequences are from one Desulfuromonas sp. TF window:
- a CDS encoding glycosyltransferase family 4 protein, whose amino-acid sequence MSYAQTSDAASVKPSVAPVLIVTPWYKPTLGGVAEVADRLHRLLALKGVRTHLFVCDHTKSQKFIESVPGCEKAWYVKMPSYIFDNPSLKSALASIVRGISALRLLSRFVRENEIRTIILLFPGGYAWPFLVLRRFSPVRIIASYHGNDLTRYESFSPLLRWLNRKILLSSDAITVCAEHLAEHARKIATPHKLEIQLITNCVDTEFFTPSADYLEHRANPVTLIHVSNFNPKKRTKDIVRAFAMASIPAETRLVMVGTGPDHEAVRELSRSLGVADRIEFAGTKKDVRPFLWKADIFVLASDDEGAPLVLLEAMASCLPWISTPWGAAAILPPGECGLVVPPGSPEKLATAMEELVRDHERRQVMGMCGRSRAEADFSVNAYLERHCQLIRTVEGAV is encoded by the coding sequence ATGTCATATGCACAAACGAGTGATGCAGCTTCCGTGAAGCCGAGTGTCGCGCCCGTCCTGATTGTGACACCTTGGTATAAGCCTACACTCGGTGGAGTTGCTGAAGTAGCCGATCGCTTACATCGTCTTTTAGCATTGAAAGGGGTTAGAACGCACCTGTTTGTGTGTGACCATACAAAGTCTCAGAAGTTCATTGAGTCTGTTCCCGGTTGTGAAAAGGCCTGGTATGTAAAGATGCCAAGCTATATCTTTGACAACCCGAGTTTGAAGTCCGCTCTGGCCTCAATAGTGCGGGGGATATCAGCCCTTCGGCTACTTTCCAGATTTGTTCGTGAAAATGAGATACGGACGATAATCCTTTTGTTCCCCGGGGGGTATGCCTGGCCGTTTCTTGTTTTGAGGCGATTCTCACCGGTTCGGATCATTGCCTCATATCATGGCAATGACCTCACCAGATATGAATCCTTCTCGCCATTATTGCGATGGCTTAATCGCAAGATTTTACTGTCTTCCGACGCCATAACCGTCTGTGCCGAGCATTTGGCCGAGCATGCCCGGAAAATAGCGACTCCTCATAAATTAGAAATCCAGCTGATAACAAATTGTGTCGACACGGAATTTTTTACACCTTCCGCAGATTATCTTGAGCATCGTGCCAATCCGGTCACCTTGATCCATGTTTCGAATTTCAATCCGAAAAAAAGGACCAAGGATATTGTTCGAGCTTTCGCAATGGCCTCCATTCCTGCGGAAACCCGCCTTGTTATGGTAGGAACGGGACCCGACCATGAAGCCGTCCGCGAGTTGTCGAGATCCCTGGGCGTCGCGGACCGCATTGAGTTCGCAGGCACAAAGAAGGATGTAAGGCCCTTTCTGTGGAAGGCGGATATTTTTGTTCTGGCTTCCGATGACGAAGGTGCTCCATTGGTTCTTCTGGAGGCGATGGCTTCTTGTCTGCCGTGGATATCGACACCGTGGGGGGCCGCGGCGATTCTGCCTCCGGGAGAATGTGGTCTTGTGGTGCCGCCCGGGTCCCCTGAAAAATTGGCAACGGCAATGGAAGAATTGGTCAGGGACCACGAAAGAAGGCAGGTTATGGGCATGTGCGGTAGAAGTCGTGCCGAGGCGGATTTCAGCGTCAATGCCTACCTCGAAAGACATTGTCAATTGATTCGAACGGTCGAGGGTGCCGTATAA